One segment of Triticum aestivum cultivar Chinese Spring chromosome 2A, IWGSC CS RefSeq v2.1, whole genome shotgun sequence DNA contains the following:
- the LOC123188564 gene encoding histone-lysine N-methyltransferase family member SUVH2-like: MEVDESSPSSLLASPSSLSSDSIDLNFLPFLRREPKSEPASPEHGPLPPPLPLPPQATAVVFAAPTTPDLSSPEVLTPLQSLPPNPDEDALFAEYCRLASLYLLSAGAGAIVPAPTPEAAAPAAVQPGSGSAAKKRRPRSSELVRVSSLSVRDQIYFRDLVRRARITFESLRGLLLKDDERAEALGLAGVIGLGSVDRRRVRADLRAAALMADRDLWLNRDRRIVGPIPGIAVGDAFFFRMELCVLGLHGQVQAGIDYLSAGQSASGEPIATSIIVSGGYEDDDDRGDVLVYTGHGGRDPNLHKHCVDQKLEGGNLALERSMAYGIEIRVIRAVKSKRSPVGKVYFYDGLYKVVDYWLDRGKAGFGVYKYKMIRIEGQEPMGSVNYRAAEHLKVDALSMRPTGYLSFDISMGREIMPVALYNDVDDDRDPLLFEYLARPIFPSSAIQGKFAVGGGGCGCIENCSIGCYCAERNGGEFAYDKAGVLLRGKPLLYECGPYCQCPPSCPNRVSQKGLKNRLEVFRSRETGWGVRSLDLIKSGTFICEFSGIVLTHQQSEIVAASGDCLVHPNRFPSRWLDWGDISDVYPEYVAPNHPATTDLNFSIDVSRARNVACYFSHSCSPNVFIQFVLFDHYNVSYPHLMIFALENIPPLRELSIDYGMIDEWVGKLTM; the protein is encoded by the coding sequence ATGGAGGTCGATGAGTCCTCGCCGTCGTCGCTGCTGGCCTCGCCCTCTTCTCTTTCCTCTGACTCCATTGACCTCAATTTCCTGCCGTTCCTGAGGAGGGAGCCCAAGTCGGAGCCGGCTTCTCCTGAGCATGGCCCTctgccgccaccgctgccgctgcCACCGCAGGCCACGGCGGTGGTGTTCGCGGCACCGACAACGCCTGACCTGTCTTCGCCTGAGGTCCTGACGCCTCTGCAGTCGCTGCCACCAAACCCCGACGAGGACGCGCTCTTCGCGGAGTACTGCCGATTGGCGAGCCTCTACCTGTTATCAGCGGGGGCCGGGGCGATCGTGCCAGCGCCGACGCCTGAGGCCGCGGCGCCGGCGGCAGTGCAGCCTGGATCGGGGTCCGCGGCGAAGAAGCGCCGGCCGCGGTCGTCAGAGTTGGTACGGGTGTCCTCACTTAGCGTGCGGGATCAGATCTATTTTCGTGATTTGGTGCGCCGGGCGCGCATCACCTTCGAGTCGCTCCGCGGCCTGCTGCTGAAGGACGACGAGCGCGCGGAGGCGCTCGGTCTTGCGGGCGTCATCGGGCTTGGCTCAGTGGACCGGCGTCGCGTGCGCGCCGACCTGCGGGCTGCGGCGCTCATGGCCGACCGAGACCTGTGGCTCAACCGCGACCGCCGCATAGTGGGGCCGATACCTGGGATTGCTGTCGGCGATGCCTTCTTCTTCCGCATGGAGCTATGTGTGCTGGGCCTCCATGGCCAGGTGCAGGCCGGGATTGATTATCTCTCAGCAGGGCAATCTGCCTCAGGCGAGCCTATAGCCACATCTATTATTGTCTCTGGTGggtatgaagatgatgatgatcgtGGTGATGTACTCGTGTACACCGGCCATGGTGGCCGAGACCCCAACCTGCACAAGCATTGCGTCGACCAGAAGCTTGAGGGCGGCAATCTTGCCCTCGAGCGCAGCATGGCCTATGGTATTGAGATTCGTGTAATCCGTGCTGTCAAGTCTAAGCGCAGTCCTGTTGGAAAGGTCTACTTCTACGACGGCCTCTACAAGGTTGTTGACTACTGGCTCGACCGCGGGAAAGCAGGCTTTGGTGTTTACAAGTATAAAATGATTCGCATTGAAGGGCAGGAGCCCATGGGATCTGTGAATTATCGCGCAGCTGAACATCTTAAGGTGGATGCACTATCTATGCGACCAACTGGGTACCTGAGCTTTGATATTTCCATGGGTCGAGAGATTATGCCAGTTGCACTATATAATGATGTCGATGATGATAGGGACCCACTCTTATTTGAGTACCTGGCACGGCCAATATTCCCATCTTCTGCAATTCAAGGGAAGTTTGCTGTGGGTGGTGGTGGGTGTGGGTGCATCGAGAATTGCTCAATTGGATGTTATTGTGCAGAAAGGAATGGGGGTGAGTTTGCGTATGATAAAGCTGGTGTTCTTCTAAGGGGCAAACCACTGCTGTATGAGTGTGGTCCATATTGCCAATGCCCACCTAGCTGCCCCAACAGGGTTAGTCAGAAGGGGCTTAAGAATAGGCTTGAGGTGTTCCGGTCAAGGGAAACTGGGTGGGGTGTTCGGTCTCTGGATCTCATTAAGTCTGGCACGTTCATCTGTGAGTTTAGTGGGATTGTGCTTACTCATCAGCAGTCAGAGATAGTGGCAGCCAGTGGTGATTGTTTGGTGCATCCGAACAGGTTCCCTTCAAGGTGGTTAGATTGGGGTGATATCTCTGATGTATATCCTGAGTATGTCGCTCCGAACCATCCTGCCACTACAGACTTGAACTTTTCGATTGATGTCTCAAGGGCAAGGAATGTGGCTTGTTATTTCAGCCATAGTTGCAGTCCAAATGTATTTATTCAGTTTGTGCTGTTTGACCACTACAACGTGTCTTATCCCCACCTCATGATCTTTGCCCTGGAGAACATTCCGCCCTTGAGGGAGCTAAGCATTGACTATGGAATGATTGATGAATGGGTTGGAAAGTTAACTATGTAG